CTTCCGTCCGAGAGCGGCTGGAAGTTGATCATCAATAAGCAGACGGGAGAGTGGGGCACGAAGTACGACGAGAAGCAGGACTTCGCGCGTATTCCGATGAAAGCAGAAAAGACCTCAAAGACAGTGGACCCCTTCACCATCTCCTTCGACAAGAAGAGCGAAACCGAGGCCGCTCTGCACCTGGCCTGGGAGAACACCGACGCGTCGGTTTCGGTCAGACTGAAAAAGTAATCTCCAAACAAAACCGGCACGGATATCTCCGTGCCGGTTTCGTGTCTCTGGCCGATTAGTCCGCTGCGGTCTTGGCCGGCTGCGGCTTCCAGCGCAGGATCGGGTTCCTCGCCGCCCGGACCTCGTCCAGCCGGCGGACGCGTGTAGTGTGCGGCGCCTCCAGCACCAGGTTGGGATCCTCCTCGACCTCCTTCGCGATCGCCCTCATGGCGTCCACGAATAGGTCGATCTCTTCCTTCGACTCGCTCTCTGTCGGCTCGATCATGAGCGCCCCGTGCGCGATGATCGGGAACGACACCGTGTACGGATGGAAACCGTAATCGATCAGCCGTTTGGCGATGTCGCCGGTCTTCACGCCTTTGGCAGTCTGCAGGTGGTCGCTGAATACGACCTCGTGCATGCTGGGCGTCTTATACGGCAGGTCGTATACACCCTCGAGCTTCTTGCGGATGTAATTGGCGTTGAGCACGGCGTCCTCGGTGGTTTGCCGCAGCCCGTCCGGCCCGTTGGCCATGATGTACGCCAGAGCGCGGACCAGCATCCCGAAGTTCCCGTAGAACGCGCGCACCCGGCCGATCGACTGCGGGCGGTTGTAGTCGAAGCCCAGCGTTCCATCCGGCTTCGTCACAACCACCGGCACCGGCAGGAAAGGCTCCAGGTGTTTCTTGCACACGACCGGTCCCGAACCCGGACCGCCGCCGCCATGGGGCGTCGAGCACGTCTTGTGCAGGTTCAGGTGCATGACGTCCACGCCGAACTCGCCGGGACGCGCTTTGCCTACCAGCGCGTTCATGTTCGCGCCATCCATGTAGAGCAGGCCGCCCTTCTGGTGCATGATCTCGGCGACCTTATGGATCTCCTGCTCGAACACGCCGAGCGTATTCGGATTGGTGACCATCAGCGCCGCGACGTCCTCGTTCATCTGCGCTACCAGCGACGGGATGTCCACCATGCCGGCCGCGTTCGACTTCAGGTTCTCGACCGCGTAGCCGCAGATGGCCGCCGTCGCGGGATTCGTCCCGTGCGCCGAATCCGGGATCAGGACCTTCTTGCGCGGGTTCCCCTTGCTCTCCAGGTATGCCCGGCACAGCATGATCCCGGTCATCTCGCCGTGGGCGCCTGCCGCCGGTTGCAGCGTGATCGCATCCATGCCGCAGATCTCCGTCAGGCACTTCGACAGCACCTTCAGGATCAGCAGCGCGCCCTGCGAGATTTTCTCCGGCTGATAGGGATGCGAGTTCGCCATCCCTTCCAGCCGCGCCACGTACTCGTTGACCCGCGGGTTGTACTTCATCGTGCACGAGCCCAGCGGGTACAGGCCCGTGTCCACTCCGTAGTTCCAGGTGGAGAGCCGCGTGAAGTGGCGGATGATCTCGATCTCGCTCACCTCGGGCATGTTCCCCAGGTCGCGCCGCGCCGCCGCGCCCAGCTCCTTCTCCGGATCCACTCCTGGCACGTCGAGCGGCGGCAGCCTGTAGGCGAACTTGCCGGGCGACGACTTCTCGAAGATCAGCCCTTCGTTCTGGTTTACGTGCTCGGTCGCTTTGCGGATGCGGTCCTTCATCGCGCCACCGCCTTTACCGCTGCGTCGATCGCCTGCTTGGTCAGCAGCTCCGTGCAGCACCAGAGCGCGGCGTTGCCCAGCTCGGGGTAGAACTTCCTCAGCGGGAAGCCGCCGATGATCTTCTCCTGGAGCAGGCGGTCGTTCACCGCGTGCGGGTCTTCGTCCGTGACCACCACGAACTCATTGAATCGAGGCGCGCCGTGGAACAGAACGCGGGCCTTCTTGCCGAACTCGCTCGCCGCGTACTTCGCCTTGGCCAGGTTCTGGATGGCCAGCTCCCTCAGGCCCTCGCGTCCGTGGATGGTCATGAAGATGTTGGCCATCAGCGCGACCAGCGCCTGGTTGGTGCAGATGTTCGAGGTCGCCTTCTCCCGCCGGATGTGCTGCTCGCGGGTGGAGAGCGTCAGGCAGAAGCCGCGCTTGCCGTCGCGGTCCACCGTCTGGCCCACCAGTCGGCCCGGGATCTGGCGCACGAATTTCTCTTTCGTCCCGATCACCCCGCAGTACGGCCCGCCGAAACCCATGGGGATGCCGAACGCCTGCGCTTCCATGCACACGATGTCGGCCTCCACCGGCGGCTTCACGATGCCCAGCGAGAGCGCCTCGGCGATGGAAACGATCAGCAGCGCGCCTTTCTTTTGGGCGATGTCCGCTACCGCCGCAACGTCCTCGATGGTTCCGAAGAAGTTGGGCGACTGGATCAGCACGCAGGCCGTTTCGCTGCTGACCGCGGCGTCGAGCGCCTTCAGGTCCACGCGCCCGTTCTGCCCGAAGCCCACGGTCGTGATGGGCAGCCCCTGGTAGTGCGCGTAGGTGGTGAGCACGTCGCGATACTCGGGGTGCACGCTCTTGGCTACCACCGCGCCGCGACGCCCGGTCACCCGCACTGCCATCATCACCGACTCCGGTACCGCGGTGGAGCCGTCGTACATGGAGGCGTTCGCCACTTCCATGCCCGTCAGCTCGCACACCATGGTCTGGAATTCGAAGATGGCTTGCAGCGTGCCTTGCGAGATCTCCGGCTGGTAGGGCGTGTACGCGGTGAAGAATTCGCCACGCGAGATCAGCATGTCGATCACCACTGGCCGGTAGTGGTTGTAGGCGCCGGCGCCGAGAAAGATCTTGAACCCCGCCGCGTTCTCCGCCGAGCGCTGCTGGAAGTACTCCACGATCTCCGCTTCCGAGAACGCCGGCGCGATGTTGAGGTCGCCCTTGACCCGGAACTCCGCCGGGATGGGCGCGAACAGCTCGTCGATCGAGCTGATGCCGATCTCCCGCAGCATGGCCTCTCGGTCCGCCGGCGATTTCGGCAGGTAACGCATCACGGTTTCGAGCCGGGACGGCGCTTGCCGCTCCGGCTCATCAATGACAGTTTTCATGGATGAAGACTCCTGTGTGCTGGCGGGCGGTTAGCCGCGCTCCGAGGCGTATTTCTCGTAATCCCCAGCCGACATGAGCCCATCGGCTTGCTTCGTCAGTTTGACCTTGATCATCCACGCGCCGTAGGGGTCGGTGTTGACCTTCTCCGGCGCATTGGCCAGGTCCTCGTTCACGGCGGTGACGGTGCCGGACACCGGCGAGTACAGCTCGCTCACCGCCTTCACCGACTCCACCGTTCCGAAACTCTTGCCGGCTTCCACCGTGGCGCCCGGCTTGGGCAACTCCACGAACACGATGTCACCCAGCGCGTTCTGTGCGTAGTCGGTGATCC
The window above is part of the Terriglobia bacterium genome. Proteins encoded here:
- the gcvH gene encoding glycine cleavage system protein GcvH, translating into MNYPKELKYTKEDEWLKVEGDQGTVGITDYAQNALGDIVFVELPKPGATVEAGKSFGTVESVKAVSELYSPVSGTVTAVNEDLANAPEKVNTDPYGAWMIKVKLTKQADGLMSAGDYEKYASERG
- the gcvPA gene encoding aminomethyl-transferring glycine dehydrogenase subunit GcvPA, whose product is MRYLPKSPADREAMLREIGISSIDELFAPIPAEFRVKGDLNIAPAFSEAEIVEYFQQRSAENAAGFKIFLGAGAYNHYRPVVIDMLISRGEFFTAYTPYQPEISQGTLQAIFEFQTMVCELTGMEVANASMYDGSTAVPESVMMAVRVTGRRGAVVAKSVHPEYRDVLTTYAHYQGLPITTVGFGQNGRVDLKALDAAVSSETACVLIQSPNFFGTIEDVAAVADIAQKKGALLIVSIAEALSLGIVKPPVEADIVCMEAQAFGIPMGFGGPYCGVIGTKEKFVRQIPGRLVGQTVDRDGKRGFCLTLSTREQHIRREKATSNICTNQALVALMANIFMTIHGREGLRELAIQNLAKAKYAASEFGKKARVLFHGAPRFNEFVVVTDEDPHAVNDRLLQEKIIGGFPLRKFYPELGNAALWCCTELLTKQAIDAAVKAVAR
- the gcvPB gene encoding aminomethyl-transferring glycine dehydrogenase subunit GcvPB codes for the protein MKDRIRKATEHVNQNEGLIFEKSSPGKFAYRLPPLDVPGVDPEKELGAAARRDLGNMPEVSEIEIIRHFTRLSTWNYGVDTGLYPLGSCTMKYNPRVNEYVARLEGMANSHPYQPEKISQGALLILKVLSKCLTEICGMDAITLQPAAGAHGEMTGIMLCRAYLESKGNPRKKVLIPDSAHGTNPATAAICGYAVENLKSNAAGMVDIPSLVAQMNEDVAALMVTNPNTLGVFEQEIHKVAEIMHQKGGLLYMDGANMNALVGKARPGEFGVDVMHLNLHKTCSTPHGGGGPGSGPVVCKKHLEPFLPVPVVVTKPDGTLGFDYNRPQSIGRVRAFYGNFGMLVRALAYIMANGPDGLRQTTEDAVLNANYIRKKLEGVYDLPYKTPSMHEVVFSDHLQTAKGVKTGDIAKRLIDYGFHPYTVSFPIIAHGALMIEPTESESKEEIDLFVDAMRAIAKEVEEDPNLVLEAPHTTRVRRLDEVRAARNPILRWKPQPAKTAAD